One window of Metamycoplasma arthritidis genomic DNA carries:
- a CDS encoding triose-phosphate isomerase: MKYLLGNLKMNFTYQECEKYLDTLEKALSEANLKNVILGVAPSAEAMSLILKFKDRHFLFGTQNIFYKDKGAYTGEVSIRSAKEFGLDFTLTGHSERRHTFGETNDLINKKIMAINQTTIQPILCIGENLEEFNQKRTKDVLTEQITSALKNVDSNLDNLIISYEPVYSIGNGQVPENNYIEQVVSLIKKITNNKYKVLYGGSVAPKNIEELNKIKNLDGYLVGSAALDAVAFVKMAQTMDKQ, from the coding sequence ATGAAATATTTATTAGGTAACTTGAAAATGAACTTCACATATCAAGAATGTGAAAAATATCTAGACACTTTAGAAAAAGCATTAAGTGAAGCAAACTTAAAAAATGTAATCTTAGGTGTAGCTCCTAGCGCCGAAGCTATGTCACTTATTTTGAAGTTTAAAGATCGTCACTTCTTATTTGGAACACAAAATATTTTTTATAAAGATAAAGGCGCTTATACCGGCGAAGTTTCAATAAGATCAGCTAAAGAATTTGGTTTAGATTTTACTTTGACAGGGCACTCAGAAAGACGTCATACTTTTGGTGAAACTAATGATTTGATTAATAAAAAGATTATGGCAATTAATCAAACTACCATTCAACCAATTTTGTGTATCGGCGAAAACTTAGAAGAATTTAATCAAAAAAGAACTAAAGATGTGCTAACTGAACAAATAACATCAGCACTAAAAAATGTGGATAGTAACTTAGATAATCTAATTATTTCTTATGAGCCTGTATATTCAATTGGCAATGGGCAAGTACCAGAAAATAATTACATTGAACAAGTTGTTAGCTTAATTAAAAAAATTACTAATAATAAATATAAAGTTCTTTATGGTGGCAGTGTTGCTCCTAAGAATATTGAAGAGCTTAATAAAATCAAGAATCTTGATGGTTATTTAGTAGGGTCAGCCGCACTAGACGCTGTTGCTTTTGTAAAGATGGCACAAACAATGGATAAACAATAA